From Scomber scombrus chromosome 6, fScoSco1.1, whole genome shotgun sequence, the proteins below share one genomic window:
- the lmo2 gene encoding rhombotin-2: MSSTIERKTLETNEEPVDEVLQMPPSLLTCGGCQQSIGDRFFLKAIEQYWHEDCLSCDLCGCRLGEVGRRLYYKLGRKLCRRDYLRLFGQDGLCASCEKRIRAFEMTMRVRDKVYHLECFKCAACQKHFCVGDRYLLINSDIVCEQDIYEWTKLSNNNMV; this comes from the exons ATGTCATCCACCATTGAGAGGAAGACACTGGAAACCAATGA GGAGCCGGTGGATGAGGTCCTCCAGATGCCTCCGTCTCTGCTGACATGCGGTGGGTGCCAGCAGAGCATCGGTGACCGCTTCTTCCTGAAGGCCATAGAGCAGTACTGGCACGAGGACTGCCTGAGCTGTGACCTGTGTGGCTGTCGGCTGGGGGAGGTTGGCCGCCGACTTTACTACAAGCTGGGGAGAAAATTATGCCGGAGAGACTACCTCAG GCTTTTCGGTCAGGACGGTCTCTGTGCCTCCTGTGAGAAGAGGATTCGAGCATTTGAGATGACCATGCGAGTGCGGGACAAGGTTTACCATCTGGAGTGCTTCAAGTGTGCTGCCTGCCAGAAGCACTTCTGTGTCGGTGACCGCTACCTGCTCATCAACTCAGACATTGTGTGCGAGCAGGACATTTATGAGTGGACCAAACTCAGCAATAACAATATGGTTTAG